A section of the Pedobacter sp. HDW13 genome encodes:
- a CDS encoding DEAD/DEAH box helicase family protein: protein MIEVPKAPVKLTTYPKEIQFISSWRKYQQRILDHLDEHIADRHLHIIAPPGSGKTILGLEVAIRLNKPTLILAPTIAIRNQWIQRFCELFLQVNTIPDWISNDIRNPKFMTVVTYQGLHAACNNLQEDDSETEEEENISQTIKSSNPNLDNIVNNLKLQRVKTIVVDEAHHLKNEWWQNLTQVKEKLKPVIVGLTATPPYDVSPNEWQRYIAFNGSVDAEISVPELIIEGDLCPHQDYVYFTFPTAAENEKISAFRAHIEQLFLELKTDKVLINAIENHPVWINPTEHLEWIYTNLACYSACLIFLHANNREVNQLHIEVIGDQKLKIPTLDYNWMETLLDFYLYQEKIHFKLFDEHRKQLETKLKRCGAMEKRQINFSNNKVVSHSLTSSLSKLNGIAAIVDFEFNQLGHDLRMVILSDYIRKEFYPNTSENKLELTKIGVIPIFEKLRRQNTMGRKIGVLTGSMVIIPASACHVFEEKARERGIAQISSTPVAFDPNYHIIYQTEQIKNDLIYIVTEIFQQGEIEILIGTKSLLGEGWDAPAINALILASFVGSFVSSNQMRGRAIRTQHGNTGKTGNIWHLATIDPTSVTGGNDFDLLKRRFRSFVGISFKKEPGIENGIDRLNLPENIIEEAEALKKNSEMFAFAADRVSLKQRWQAALSEGTNLVEEIKIPFREEQPYQEVKAMYLKKTIANLLATLGSGLLGFGFESLEILAQSGRHIKSTDQLYFILGIIGTFGILIFGRLTFKTLRLYLKYRDISKDIQQIGEALLAGLLKTGIIQTDISKIYVQSTVDEHGAIFCHLEGASTFEKSTFINALQEIIAPIDNPRYVIIRKNIFMLFAKQKDYHAVPELIARNKNLAEYFKQQWEKHVGSCDLIFTRTLEGRKMLLKSRIKSLSAQFQNKVEHVNKWR from the coding sequence ATGATTGAAGTACCTAAGGCTCCCGTAAAACTGACAACTTACCCAAAAGAAATACAATTTATATCCAGCTGGCGCAAATACCAGCAACGCATACTCGATCATTTAGACGAACATATTGCCGACAGGCATTTGCATATCATAGCCCCACCCGGATCAGGAAAAACTATTTTGGGACTCGAAGTAGCCATCAGGTTAAACAAACCAACCTTAATTCTTGCGCCTACCATTGCTATCCGCAACCAATGGATACAACGTTTCTGTGAACTTTTTCTCCAGGTAAACACCATTCCAGACTGGATTTCGAACGACATCAGAAACCCTAAATTTATGACTGTAGTAACCTACCAGGGATTGCATGCAGCCTGCAACAATCTACAGGAGGACGATAGCGAAACTGAAGAGGAAGAAAATATTTCCCAAACCATAAAATCTTCTAATCCCAATCTGGATAATATTGTAAACAATTTAAAATTACAGCGGGTAAAAACTATTGTAGTTGATGAAGCCCATCACTTAAAAAATGAATGGTGGCAAAACCTAACACAAGTAAAAGAGAAGCTGAAACCGGTTATTGTCGGCCTAACAGCAACACCTCCGTATGATGTTAGCCCAAACGAATGGCAACGTTACATAGCATTTAACGGATCGGTTGATGCTGAAATATCGGTACCTGAACTTATTATAGAAGGCGATTTATGCCCTCATCAGGACTACGTTTATTTCACCTTCCCAACCGCAGCTGAAAACGAAAAAATAAGCGCATTCAGAGCGCACATTGAGCAACTCTTTCTGGAGCTCAAAACGGATAAGGTATTAATAAACGCAATTGAAAATCATCCGGTATGGATAAATCCTACTGAACACCTGGAATGGATTTACACCAACTTAGCCTGTTATTCGGCCTGCTTAATTTTTCTTCACGCCAATAACAGGGAAGTAAACCAGCTGCATATTGAAGTAATCGGCGATCAAAAACTGAAAATCCCAACGTTAGATTATAATTGGATGGAAACCCTTCTTGATTTCTATTTATATCAGGAGAAAATACATTTTAAACTTTTTGATGAGCACCGCAAACAGCTGGAAACCAAACTTAAACGTTGTGGAGCCATGGAGAAAAGACAAATCAACTTTAGCAACAATAAAGTGGTAAGCCATTCGCTCACTTCGAGCTTAAGCAAGTTAAACGGTATTGCTGCCATTGTTGATTTTGAATTTAATCAACTGGGGCATGATTTAAGAATGGTTATCTTATCCGATTATATCCGCAAAGAATTTTACCCGAATACCTCAGAGAATAAACTCGAACTGACCAAAATCGGCGTAATTCCAATTTTTGAAAAACTGCGCCGTCAAAATACCATGGGCAGAAAAATTGGAGTGCTTACAGGGTCGATGGTCATTATTCCGGCTTCTGCCTGCCATGTATTTGAAGAAAAGGCCCGGGAACGCGGTATTGCACAAATCAGTTCTACTCCTGTAGCTTTCGATCCAAACTATCACATTATTTATCAGACTGAGCAAATCAAAAATGATTTGATTTATATTGTAACCGAAATTTTTCAGCAAGGGGAAATTGAAATTTTAATCGGAACCAAATCTTTACTGGGCGAAGGCTGGGATGCGCCAGCTATCAATGCTTTAATACTTGCCAGTTTTGTCGGCTCTTTTGTTTCTTCTAATCAAATGCGTGGCAGAGCCATAAGAACACAGCATGGTAATACCGGTAAAACGGGTAATATCTGGCATCTGGCTACAATCGACCCCACATCTGTAACAGGTGGCAATGATTTTGACTTGTTAAAGAGGCGTTTCAGAAGCTTTGTAGGTATCTCGTTTAAAAAGGAGCCTGGAATTGAAAATGGTATAGACCGTTTAAATTTACCAGAAAACATTATTGAGGAGGCAGAAGCTTTAAAAAAGAACAGCGAAATGTTTGCTTTTGCCGCAGATCGCGTAAGCCTGAAACAGCGATGGCAAGCCGCACTCAGCGAGGGCACAAATTTGGTTGAGGAAATTAAAATTCCTTTCCGCGAAGAGCAGCCTTACCAAGAAGTTAAAGCCATGTACCTCAAGAAAACAATTGCAAATTTGCTGGCAACACTTGGTTCGGGGCTACTGGGTTTTGGTTTCGAAAGCCTCGAAATCCTCGCCCAAAGCGGGAGACATATCAAATCGACAGATCAACTCTATTTCATCCTCGGGATTATCGGCACATTCGGAATACTCATTTTCGGCAGGCTAACCTTCAAAACCTTAAGGCTTTATTTAAAATACCGGGATATTTCAAAAGATATCCAACAAATTGGAGAAGCATTGTTAGCTGGCTTATTAAAAACCGGAATTATCCAAACCGATATTTCGAAAATATATGTTCAAAGCACAGTAGATGAACATGGAGCCATTTTTTGCCATTTGGAAGGTGCATCAACCTTTGAAAAATCGACTTTTATAAACGCACTGCAAGAAATAATTGCGCCAATCGATAATCCACGTTATGTGATCATCAGGAAAAACATATTTATGCTTTTTGCAAAACAAAAAGATTACCATGCCGTACCAGAACTGATTGCAAGAAATAAAAACCTGGCCGAATACTTTAAGCAACAATGGGAGAAACACGTAGGTTCTTGCGATCTGATATTTACCAGAACGCTGGAAGGCCGAAAAATGCTTTTAAAATCAAGAATAAAATCTTTATCAGCACAGTTCCAAAACAAGGTAGAACATGTAAATAAATGGAGATAA
- a CDS encoding NAD(P)/FAD-dependent oxidoreductase has translation MDFDVIIIGGSYAGLSAGLTLARATRTVLIIDSGEPCNRQTPHSHNFLTHDGDKPAEIAAQAKAEVLKYPTVKFLAGKASSASQITNGFTVGQESGESFSARKLIIATGLKDVLPDIKGLAECWAISVIHCPYCHGYEVKGEKIGLMMNGEHAFDMAKNLHLWNKDLTLLTNGKSELTAEQTEKLKAKSIQIVEDEIVEFEHTNGDLQQVVFANGEKLALKAVYARADVKQQVDFDQQLNFELTELNTIKVNEQQQTTAKGVYAAGDCTTMFRSLSVITATGTMAAVMLNKEMISEDF, from the coding sequence ATGGATTTTGATGTAATTATAATTGGCGGTAGTTATGCCGGTTTATCTGCCGGGCTTACTTTAGCCCGGGCAACAAGAACGGTATTAATTATCGATAGTGGCGAGCCCTGTAACCGGCAAACCCCACATTCGCACAATTTTTTAACACACGATGGCGATAAACCGGCCGAGATTGCGGCCCAGGCCAAAGCTGAGGTATTGAAATATCCGACGGTAAAATTTTTGGCAGGTAAAGCATCGTCCGCCAGCCAAATAACTAATGGATTTACAGTTGGGCAGGAGAGTGGCGAAAGTTTTTCGGCTAGAAAATTGATTATTGCAACAGGCTTAAAAGACGTATTGCCAGATATTAAAGGTTTAGCCGAATGCTGGGCTATCTCGGTAATCCATTGCCCTTACTGTCATGGTTACGAAGTGAAGGGAGAAAAGATTGGATTAATGATGAATGGAGAGCACGCCTTTGATATGGCTAAAAACCTCCATTTATGGAATAAGGATTTAACCCTGCTTACCAATGGTAAATCGGAGTTAACAGCCGAGCAAACAGAAAAGCTAAAAGCTAAGTCAATTCAGATTGTAGAAGATGAAATTGTTGAATTTGAGCATACAAATGGTGATTTGCAGCAGGTAGTATTTGCTAATGGAGAAAAATTGGCACTAAAAGCAGTGTATGCAAGGGCAGATGTAAAACAGCAGGTAGATTTTGATCAGCAGCTAAATTTTGAACTAACAGAATTGAATACGATAAAGGTTAATGAGCAGCAGCAAACTACTGCAAAAGGAGTTTATGCAGCAGGAGATTGCACAACCATGTTCAGGTCGTTGTCGGTAATAACAGCAACAGGCACTATGGCTGCAGTAATGCTGAATAAAGAAATGATTTCAGAAGATTTTTGA
- a CDS encoding DUF4279 domain-containing protein, with protein sequence MTDEQVTILIEEEFKEKTFAVTEQYLEIHQPIYLDNKLKIERIDRDRSDNIIVAYLPILNERFYFAVYLNGKSGEIINIETEPYHCVYFFVTSEKLTAAELKSMTTLAISTSWNKGDLKPNGRSTYQVSALKIMPNTEPDEFEDKLDNLLTCLEKDKAGITELVSKAKGYIQVAMDIHNGNGLIGGPHLDKKSIARMSDLGLSIDFDLYVGGKSFK encoded by the coding sequence ATGACAGACGAACAGGTAACAATACTTATTGAAGAAGAATTTAAGGAAAAAACGTTTGCTGTAACCGAACAGTACCTCGAAATCCATCAGCCTATCTATCTCGACAATAAGCTAAAAATTGAAAGAATTGACCGCGATCGCAGCGACAATATCATTGTAGCTTACTTGCCCATACTAAACGAAAGGTTCTATTTCGCAGTGTACCTGAATGGTAAATCGGGCGAAATCATCAATATCGAAACAGAGCCCTACCATTGCGTATATTTTTTCGTTACTTCAGAAAAACTGACAGCCGCAGAGCTTAAATCAATGACCACCCTGGCAATTTCTACAAGTTGGAATAAAGGCGATTTAAAGCCCAATGGTCGATCAACTTACCAAGTTAGTGCATTGAAAATAATGCCCAACACTGAACCTGATGAATTTGAAGATAAACTGGATAACTTGTTAACCTGTTTAGAAAAAGACAAAGCAGGCATTACAGAACTGGTAAGCAAAGCGAAGGGCTATATTCAGGTTGCCATGGATATCCACAACGGAAACGGATTAATTGGTGGGCCGCATCTCGATAAAAAAAGTATAGCCAGAATGAGTGACTTAGGCCTATCGATAGATTTCGATCTGTATGTTGGTGGCAAGAGTTTCAAATAA
- a CDS encoding PspC domain-containing protein — protein sequence MEKTIIINIGNTIIHIEESAYELLKAYLNEVKQYFANHADDLEIVTDIENRIAELLTEQLEEQKKQVVDAANVNSVIAQMGRVQDFDNTAEGDEEPVAQSAYEYQYAEKKLYRDMDERVIAGVCAGIAHYVNADAKWIRLATILTVFLGGTGLLVYALLWIIMPKAKSRIERMEMKGEPANLQGFQKNLDEELQAVKERLSEVNKHAQPLFARLGIFIGEFFEWLGRFISGTGKVIFKVIAGFIVVFGAFLLLTLIVTTAAFQGFWDSSIYEYFPFSIVNDGNRGIILFGAFIVLFIPILALVLFSIRVAFNKQAINKTLSFALLIIWLVGVAITGYQAAKISSEFKQHAELTQTVDLKTYGAYVIDIDKSKYFSKEDSIAYHLDANNRHQVVVEDLEDGPFVSPNHIRIEINKSETGVSRLTQKYESQGKTFSNALQNAQNISYAYELKDSALVFSPRFQLRKGTIWRNQEVRLILEVPVGTRLILKEDSYRYINNYWTWGCNNTENDHNNYSVWVMTDDGLKCVAELKEEAIKKQKLEEELHDLKLQLKDRTTDTIYQDSVSNRMKEVKEQLGIETEQ from the coding sequence ATGGAAAAGACCATCATCATAAATATAGGGAACACGATTATTCACATTGAAGAAAGTGCCTACGAACTCTTAAAGGCGTATTTGAACGAAGTGAAGCAGTATTTCGCCAACCATGCCGACGATCTGGAAATTGTAACAGATATTGAAAACCGCATTGCCGAACTGTTAACCGAGCAACTGGAAGAGCAGAAAAAGCAGGTTGTTGATGCAGCCAATGTAAATTCGGTTATTGCACAGATGGGCAGGGTACAGGATTTTGATAACACGGCCGAAGGCGACGAAGAACCTGTTGCGCAAAGTGCTTATGAATATCAGTATGCAGAGAAGAAATTATACCGCGATATGGATGAGCGGGTTATTGCAGGGGTATGTGCCGGTATTGCACATTATGTTAATGCCGATGCAAAATGGATTAGGTTAGCAACAATTTTAACGGTTTTTCTGGGTGGTACGGGATTGTTGGTGTATGCGTTGCTTTGGATTATTATGCCGAAGGCGAAATCGCGCATTGAAAGAATGGAGATGAAAGGTGAGCCGGCCAACCTGCAGGGTTTTCAAAAGAACCTGGATGAAGAGCTGCAGGCGGTTAAGGAGCGTTTAAGCGAAGTTAACAAACATGCACAACCCTTATTTGCCCGCTTAGGTATTTTTATCGGTGAGTTTTTTGAGTGGCTTGGCCGTTTTATATCGGGCACCGGCAAAGTGATTTTTAAAGTAATTGCAGGTTTTATTGTGGTTTTCGGTGCTTTTTTACTGCTAACGCTAATTGTTACCACTGCCGCTTTTCAGGGCTTTTGGGATTCGAGCATTTATGAATATTTCCCATTCTCGATTGTAAATGACGGCAACCGTGGGATAATTTTATTTGGTGCTTTTATTGTGTTGTTTATTCCGATTTTAGCTTTGGTGCTTTTCTCTATCAGGGTGGCCTTTAACAAACAGGCTATTAATAAAACACTTTCTTTTGCCTTGTTAATTATCTGGTTGGTAGGCGTGGCGATTACAGGGTACCAGGCCGCAAAAATATCATCAGAATTTAAACAGCATGCAGAATTAACACAGACCGTTGATTTGAAAACCTATGGTGCCTATGTAATCGATATTGATAAAAGCAAGTATTTTAGTAAAGAAGATAGCATTGCTTACCACCTTGATGCCAATAACAGGCACCAGGTTGTAGTTGAAGATTTAGAAGACGGGCCATTTGTTTCGCCAAATCACATTCGTATCGAAATCAACAAGAGCGAAACTGGTGTTTCGCGCTTAACACAGAAATATGAATCGCAAGGCAAAACCTTTTCTAACGCATTGCAGAATGCCCAGAACATCAGTTATGCTTACGAGTTGAAAGATTCTGCCTTAGTTTTTAGTCCGAGGTTTCAATTGAGAAAAGGAACCATTTGGCGCAACCAGGAAGTACGGTTAATACTCGAAGTGCCTGTAGGTACCAGGTTAATTTTGAAAGAAGATTCGTACCGCTACATTAACAATTATTGGACCTGGGGCTGTAACAATACCGAAAACGACCATAACAATTATAGTGTTTGGGTAATGACCGATGATGGTTTGAAATGCGTTGCTGAATTAAAAGAAGAAGCAATTAAAAAGCAAAAACTGGAAGAAGAATTACATGATTTAAAATTACAGCTCAAGGATAGGACTACAGATACCATTTACCAGGATTCTGTATCGAACAGGATGAAGGAAGTTAAAGAACAGTTGGGTATCGAAACAGAACAATAG
- a CDS encoding amino acid permease, with protein MKKSIASIVAEANQSGEGTLKRTLGPVNLILIGVGLTLGAGLFSITGLAAANHSGPAVTLSFVIAALGCGFAALCYAEFASMIPVAGSAYTYSYATMGELFAWIIGWDLVLEYSVGCATVAISWSQYLTKFLASLHIYLPAQLTLSPFETAKLADGSTVNGIINIPAALVVVLMTAILIRGTKGSAIVNGIIVFLKVGVVLVFIALGWHYIDPANYHPYIPQNTGTFGQFGWSGVLRGAGLVFFVFIGFDAVAASAQETKNPARDLPIGIIGSLVVCTVLFGLFGHVMTGLANYKEFANSGAPVAIAIEKTPYAWLSQAIILAILIGYTSVILIDLMAQSRMFYSISKDGLLPKMFSDVHTKFKTPYKSNIILCVFIGLFAAFVPMNVVGEMTSIGTLLAFLMVCVGILILRKTNPDAKRPFKVPLVPLIPILGILTCIAMMVFLPWETWLRLAVWLIIGLAIYFWYGKKNSKLRAGNDEVSPL; from the coding sequence ATGAAAAAGTCTATTGCCAGCATTGTTGCTGAAGCAAACCAAAGCGGCGAAGGCACGCTTAAAAGAACATTGGGTCCTGTTAACCTCATTTTAATCGGTGTGGGTTTAACCCTCGGTGCCGGTTTATTTTCCATTACCGGTTTAGCGGCCGCCAACCACTCAGGTCCAGCAGTTACCTTATCGTTCGTAATTGCAGCATTAGGTTGTGGTTTTGCGGCGTTGTGTTATGCTGAGTTCGCCTCTATGATTCCCGTTGCGGGCAGTGCTTATACCTACTCTTATGCCACCATGGGTGAGCTTTTTGCCTGGATTATTGGTTGGGATCTGGTGCTCGAATACTCAGTTGGCTGTGCTACCGTGGCCATTAGCTGGTCGCAGTATTTAACCAAATTCTTAGCCAGCTTACATATTTACCTGCCCGCACAGCTCACCCTATCGCCGTTCGAAACAGCTAAACTGGCTGATGGTTCTACCGTAAACGGCATTATTAATATTCCGGCCGCCCTGGTAGTAGTACTTATGACAGCTATCCTCATTCGTGGTACGAAAGGATCGGCTATTGTGAATGGTATTATTGTGTTTTTAAAGGTGGGCGTTGTACTGGTCTTCATTGCACTGGGCTGGCATTATATCGATCCTGCTAATTATCATCCGTACATCCCTCAAAATACCGGCACTTTTGGTCAGTTTGGCTGGAGTGGTGTATTGCGGGGTGCAGGACTGGTGTTTTTCGTATTCATCGGTTTCGATGCTGTAGCTGCTTCAGCTCAGGAAACCAAAAACCCAGCCCGCGATTTACCCATCGGTATTATTGGTTCTCTGGTAGTATGTACTGTTTTATTTGGTTTGTTTGGCCACGTGATGACAGGTTTGGCCAATTATAAAGAATTTGCCAACAGTGGTGCACCTGTAGCCATCGCTATCGAAAAAACACCTTATGCCTGGCTGAGTCAAGCTATTATTTTAGCCATTTTAATTGGCTATACCTCCGTAATCCTGATCGATTTAATGGCGCAATCGCGCATGTTTTATTCTATCAGTAAAGATGGACTGCTCCCCAAAATGTTTTCGGATGTACATACCAAATTTAAAACGCCTTATAAGTCCAACATCATTCTTTGCGTATTTATCGGGTTGTTTGCTGCATTTGTACCCATGAACGTGGTTGGCGAGATGACCAGTATTGGTACGCTATTGGCTTTTCTGATGGTGTGCGTAGGCATACTAATCTTGCGAAAAACCAATCCCGATGCTAAGCGTCCTTTCAAAGTTCCATTGGTTCCGCTAATTCCTATTCTGGGTATATTAACCTGTATTGCTATGATGGTATTTTTACCATGGGAAACCTGGTTAAGACTGGCAGTTTGGTTAATTATTGGATTGGCCATTTACTTTTGGTACGGTAAAAAGAACAGCAAACTGAGGGCAGGCAATGATGAAGTTTCGCCACTTTAG
- a CDS encoding PadR family transcriptional regulator, whose translation MIAENTQTQMRKGILEYCVLSIISRGEIYASDIIAELRSAKLLVVEGTLYPLLTRLKNNGLLSYNWVESTSGPPRKYYTLTEVGKGILSQLDQTWQELAYAVGVSQQGANS comes from the coding sequence ATGATAGCAGAAAATACGCAAACACAAATGCGGAAGGGAATTCTGGAATACTGTGTTTTATCAATCATCTCGAGAGGCGAGATTTATGCCTCTGATATTATTGCTGAATTAAGGTCGGCAAAACTATTGGTGGTTGAGGGCACATTATATCCATTATTAACCAGGCTTAAAAACAATGGTTTGTTAAGCTACAACTGGGTAGAATCTACCTCAGGCCCGCCCCGTAAATATTATACCCTAACCGAAGTAGGCAAAGGCATTTTATCGCAATTAGATCAAACCTGGCAGGAGCTGGCTTATGCTGTAGGTGTTTCGCAACAAGGAGCCAATTCATAA
- a CDS encoding FISUMP domain-containing protein — translation MKINKLLLMAPMLVLLATASGIVAQVKKPAAKAAVPAKTKYGALAIDRSNGFYYGFSFDQPNLAEAEKRAVHECNKRGGACSIVLTYSGTGCAAYRTINGNVGTAFGWGIAKTKEEADAIAIKECLKRSGGIQPNNFVWSCNAAQAAPLKEIYNASPEITGPVKIGNQVWTSTNLNVSTYRNGEQIYYAANQKEWEKVSREKIPAYCYLNFDSSNDKKYGKLYNFYAVTDRRGLAPAGWHVPTSNEFVTLISALGGEKVAGKKMRGTKGWDIQDSYKFAHGNGDNSSGLNLLTNGSAGGDEYGGGQSFKYGIWLSYWWSASTKSIGDSFAYYLDFNKYSEPRVTDYSKTTGCAVRLVKD, via the coding sequence ATGAAAATAAACAAACTCCTGCTAATGGCACCAATGCTTGTGCTATTGGCAACAGCCTCGGGTATAGTGGCGCAGGTAAAGAAACCGGCAGCCAAAGCAGCTGTTCCGGCTAAAACCAAATACGGGGCTTTAGCGATCGACCGGTCAAATGGTTTTTATTATGGCTTTTCATTCGATCAGCCAAACCTTGCCGAAGCCGAAAAAAGAGCTGTTCATGAATGTAACAAACGTGGCGGAGCTTGCAGTATTGTACTTACTTACTCGGGCACGGGTTGTGCAGCTTACCGCACCATAAATGGTAATGTAGGTACAGCATTTGGCTGGGGCATAGCAAAAACCAAAGAAGAAGCTGATGCAATAGCAATTAAAGAGTGCTTAAAAAGAAGCGGCGGCATTCAACCCAATAACTTTGTGTGGAGTTGTAATGCGGCACAAGCTGCTCCGTTAAAAGAAATATACAATGCCTCGCCCGAAATTACTGGTCCGGTAAAAATTGGTAACCAGGTGTGGACAAGCACCAACTTAAATGTGAGCACCTACAGAAATGGCGAGCAGATTTATTATGCGGCCAACCAGAAAGAATGGGAAAAAGTAAGCAGGGAAAAAATTCCGGCTTACTGTTACCTTAATTTCGACAGCAGCAATGATAAGAAATATGGAAAGCTTTACAACTTTTATGCAGTTACCGATCGTCGCGGTTTAGCACCGGCGGGCTGGCATGTACCTACCAGTAATGAATTCGTAACGCTTATTTCGGCCCTGGGCGGCGAAAAGGTAGCAGGTAAAAAAATGCGTGGTACTAAAGGCTGGGACATACAAGATTCGTACAAGTTTGCACATGGCAATGGTGATAACTCATCAGGCCTTAATTTACTAACCAACGGAAGTGCCGGCGGCGATGAATATGGCGGTGGCCAATCTTTCAAATACGGCATATGGTTAAGTTACTGGTGGTCGGCCAGTACCAAATCAATTGGCGACAGCTTTGCCTATTACCTTGATTTTAACAAATACAGCGAACCGCGTGTAACCGATTACAGCAAAACCACTGGCTGTGCTGTAAGGCTGGTAAAAGATTAA
- a CDS encoding class I SAM-dependent methyltransferase, which yields MNNNYDRIARHYDTLSRLVFFKAQVNAQVNQLHYIQKNSNVLIVGGGTGWILEELAKVYPDGLKIVYVEISAKMIALSKARNYGGTEVVFLNQGIETFTTETQFDVVLTPFLFDNFSMERAGKVFELLDGCLKKNGIWFLVDFALNKNNGKWWKLLLLKLMYRFFKLLRIVEASSLIDMQPYFLSKDYEVKEVRFYYGSFIKATVFKK from the coding sequence ATGAATAACAACTACGATAGAATAGCCAGACATTACGATACCTTAAGCCGTTTGGTGTTTTTTAAGGCACAGGTAAATGCACAGGTCAATCAACTGCATTATATCCAAAAAAATAGTAATGTGCTGATTGTAGGTGGTGGAACAGGTTGGATTTTAGAAGAACTGGCAAAAGTGTACCCCGACGGGCTAAAAATAGTTTATGTAGAAATTTCAGCTAAAATGATTGCGCTTTCGAAAGCCAGAAATTATGGCGGCACCGAAGTAGTATTTTTAAACCAGGGCATAGAAACATTTACAACCGAAACACAATTTGATGTGGTGCTTACTCCATTTCTGTTCGATAATTTTTCGATGGAAAGGGCCGGAAAGGTATTTGAATTGTTAGATGGATGTTTGAAGAAAAACGGGATATGGTTTTTAGTTGATTTTGCGCTGAACAAAAACAATGGTAAATGGTGGAAATTGCTGTTGCTTAAATTGATGTATAGGTTTTTTAAACTGCTGCGCATTGTAGAAGCCAGTAGCCTGATTGATATGCAGCCTTATTTTTTAAGTAAAGATTATGAAGTGAAGGAAGTGCGTTTTTACTACGGAAGCTTCATTAAGGCCACGGTATTTAAAAAATGA
- a CDS encoding UbiA family prenyltransferase: MLGKIIRFIFFGNYFVGILAVALTIEATVQLRVPFNSLNYYLLLFLAPTIYYTYAYNKVSTKPSTTNPRNQWYFKHKRFINYSQAVLFISCMLLAVNLIYQNLNHFLALPLSYWIAILIIVTAGGLYYGLLPRSFLKFNLRNTGWLKAFVIGFVWACCANVLPLIMLKIETGIGYHDSILWTWLFIKNWMFCTVNAIIFDIKDYPTDANRHLRTFVVRYGLRRTIFNILIPLLIIGLISLGIFASYKGFAWPLVFCNVLPFILTIYVAYSMHRRKNILYYLMVIDGLILFKALCGIIGMQFVR; encoded by the coding sequence ATGCTCGGTAAAATAATTAGGTTCATATTTTTCGGAAACTACTTTGTTGGTATTCTGGCTGTTGCCTTAACCATCGAAGCTACTGTACAGCTGAGGGTGCCTTTTAACTCGTTAAATTATTATCTCCTGCTTTTCCTGGCACCAACAATTTATTATACTTATGCCTATAATAAGGTGTCTACAAAGCCATCTACAACCAATCCGCGTAACCAGTGGTATTTTAAGCATAAACGGTTTATTAATTACAGTCAGGCAGTACTTTTTATCAGCTGTATGTTGCTGGCTGTAAACCTCATTTATCAGAATTTAAATCACTTTTTGGCCTTGCCACTAAGCTACTGGATAGCGATACTGATTATTGTAACTGCCGGAGGATTGTATTATGGCTTGTTACCACGGTCGTTTTTGAAATTTAACCTGCGCAATACCGGCTGGTTAAAGGCTTTTGTTATTGGCTTTGTATGGGCATGCTGTGCCAATGTACTGCCGCTTATCATGCTCAAAATCGAAACGGGGATAGGTTACCACGATTCTATATTATGGACCTGGCTATTTATTAAAAACTGGATGTTTTGTACCGTAAATGCCATCATTTTCGATATTAAAGATTACCCAACCGACGCGAACAGGCATTTAAGGACTTTTGTAGTGCGCTATGGACTAAGAAGAACTATTTTCAATATCCTGATCCCCCTGTTAATTATCGGTTTAATATCTCTGGGTATATTTGCCAGTTATAAAGGTTTTGCCTGGCCATTGGTTTTCTGTAATGTGCTACCGTTTATATTGACCATTTATGTGGCCTATTCTATGCACCGCCGAAAAAACATACTTTATTATTTAATGGTAATTGATGGACTAATTTTGTTTAAAGCGCTTTGCGGAATAATAGGGATGCAATTTGTAAGGTAG
- a CDS encoding AHH domain-containing protein: protein MNEALNGILLNSLVHNGSHANYDNLVQLKLDQINVNLSPKETYDEYPL, encoded by the coding sequence ATGAATGAGGCTTTGAACGGAATTCTCTTAAATTCCCTTGTTCATAATGGGAGCCATGCCAATTATGATAACTTAGTACAACTTAAGCTTGATCAGATTAATGTTAATCTCTCTCCTAAAGAAACATATGATGAATACCCCCTTTGA